From one Larimichthys crocea isolate SSNF chromosome XVIII, L_crocea_2.0, whole genome shotgun sequence genomic stretch:
- the lcmt2 gene encoding tRNA wybutosine-synthesizing protein 4: MPSTDRKKQKQGRDTAVQGTNDSSVVSKVSAAAQGYFQDVFLQHFVCKVARRAPLINRGYYVRWRAVDHCVRRFLHITENCPKRQILSLGAGFDSLYFRLHAHEALDRTVVFEVDFPDVARRKAALINSNITLRGMIDSSLPSLTGPLYVSSSQYHLLGVDVREESQVEEALGAAGLDWAAPTLILSEVVLTYMETQWSDAVISWAAKLLPQSLFVIYEQIHPYDPFGRIMQDHFLKLNSTLHALRQYPDTAAQRHRFLDKGWEQCVCLDMNVFYLGLVPEEERCRVENLEPFDEYEEWHQKCSHYFILTASRGSLMAQALLTHAPVSPVPSICPSWSHTALNVQTVPVCMEGLGMATSLVRPGHVLLTGGCSRGGRGEMTRILLRGQEGWKSVSVEPSVDLGVRLYHTVTSLPRGGVVVYGGRSSPLNPIRSLFRVTLEPGSSEGGQDTLKLCVEEMVCTGDPPPARWRHTAAVVSHSGKDFLFVFGGKNETEAALGDGYFLCQDQQHWTEMSVEGAAPEARHSHSACSYQGGLVLFGGVDRRGVPLGDTAVLRPNERGFSWERIKVQPPPVPRYSHSAHVIGEKLVVVGGVWLHSDGVPGALIINLSTHSSVEFSLDTTLVPWPLMLHSFCSELTDPEEPELLLIGGGGNCFSFGTHFNLQPVAVDLRPVLG; encoded by the exons ATGCCCagcacagacaggaagaagcagaagcaggGGAGGGACACGGCG GTCCAGGGAACCAACGACAGCAGTGTGGTGAGCAAGGTGTCTGCTGCAGCGCAGGGCTACTTCCAAGATGTCTTCCTCCAGCACTTTGTGTGCAAAGTGGCCCGGAGAGCTCCACTTATCAACAG GGGCTACTATGTGCGCTGGAGAGCTGTGGATCACTGCGTGAGGAGATTCCTGCACATTACTGAAAACTGTCCCAAGAGACAG ATTTTGTCACTGGGCGCAGGGTTCGACTCTCTGTATTTCCGCCTCCATGCACATGAAGCACTTGACAGGACTGTTGTGTTCGAGGTAGATTTTCCTGATGTTGCCCGGCGCAAAGCTGCCCTGATCAACTCTAATATCACACTGAGGGGGATGATAGACTCCAGTTTACCTTCTCTTACAG GACCTCTGTATGTGTCTAGCAGTCAGTACCATCTGCTAGGGGTGGATGTTAGAGAGGAGTCTCAGGTGGAAGAGGCTCTGGGTGCGGCTGGGCTGGACTGGGCTGCCCCTACTCTAATCCTCTCTGAAGTGGTGCTTACCTACATGGAAACACAGTG GTCTGATGCTGTCATTAGTTGGGCGGCAAAGCTCTTGCCACAGTCGCTCTTTGTTATATATGAGCAGATACATCCATATGATCCCTTTGGTCGGATAATGCAAGATCATTTTCTGAAACTAAATTCGACTCTGCACGCCCTCCGACAATACCCAGACACTGCTGCACAGAGACACAGGTTCCTGGACAAG ggctgggagcagtgtgtgtgtctggataTGAATGTCTTCTACCTCGGGCTGGTCCCCGAGGAGGAGAGATGCAGAGTGGAAAACCTGGAGCCTTTTGATGAATATGAG GAGTGGCACCAGAAATGTTCCCACTACTTCATCCTTACTGCATCTCGAGGCTCTTTGATGGCACAGGCTTTACTCACACATGCTCCAG tGTCTCCAGTGCCTTCCATCTGCCCATCGTGGAGTCACACAGCCCTGAATGTGCAGACAGTACCAGTTTGTATGGAGGGGCTGGGGATGGCTACCTCCTTGGTGAGACCAGGGCATGTCCTGCTAACAGGAGGCTGTAGCAGAGGAGGCAGGGGGGAAATGACTAGGATCCTCCTGAGGGGCCAGGAAGGCTGGAAATCTGTCAGTGTGGAACCATCAGTCGATTTGG GCGTTAGGCTCTACCACACTGTTACCTCTCTTCCTAGAGGAGGTGTTGTTGTATACGGTGGACGCTCCTCTCCCCTCAACCCAATCAGAAGCCTTTTCAGAGTGACCCTGGAGCCCGGTAGTTCAGAGGGAGGACAAGACACACTGAAACTCTGTGTGGAGGAGATGGTCTGTACGGGTGATCCACCGCCGGCAAGGTGGAggcacactgctgctgtggtcaGTCACAGTG GCAAagactttctgtttgtgtttggtggAAAGAATGAAACTGAGGCGGCTCTAGGTGACGGCTACTTCCTGTGTCAAGACCAGCAGCACTGGACTGAG atGTCAGTAGAGGGCGCAGCTCCAGAGGCCCGCCATTCGCACTCAGCCTGTTCATATCAAGGAGGTCTGGTGCTGTTTGGAGGAGTGGACAGAAGGGGAGTGCCGCTGGGGGACACAGCAGTATTACGGCCAAATGAGAGAGGCTTCTCCTGGGAGAGAATCAAGGTGCAGCCGCCGCCTGTTCCCAG gtaCTCCCATTCTGCTCATGTGATTGGGGAAAAGCTGGTTGTGGTTGGAGGAGTTTGGCTGCATTCTGATGGTGTACCAGGCGCTCTCATTATCAACCTgagcacacacagcagtgtggagTTCAGTCTGGACACG ACCTTGGTGCCCTGGCCTCTGATGCTCCACTCATTCTGCTCTGAGCTTACCGACCCAGAGGAACCAGAGCTTCTTCTGATAGGAGGTGGAGGAAACTGTTTCTCGTTTGGGACTCACTTCAACCTTCAGCCTGTCGCTGTGGACCTCAGACCTGTGCTGGGATGA
- the rab5b gene encoding ras-related protein Rab-5B: MSSRGSGGRTNGTLPQTKICQFKLVLLGDMAVGKSSLVLRFVKGQFDEFQETTIGAAFLAQSVCLDDTTVKFEIWDTAGQERYHSLAPMYYRGAQAAIVVFDITKPETFERAKAWVKELQRQASPNIVIALAGNKADLAERRLVEYEEAQTYAEDTGLLFMETSAKTAMNVNELFLAIAKKMPKTDTQNPTHAARHRGVNLQDPDAHSTRACCGGN; this comes from the exons ATGAGCTCCAGAGGGAGTGGAGGCCGCACCAACGGCACACTACCACAGACCAAGATCTGCCAGTTCAAGTTGGTGCTGCTGGGCGACATGGCTGTGGGCAAATCCAGCCTGGTGCTGCGTTTTGTCAAGGGACAGTTTGATGAGTTCCAGGAGACGACCATAGGAG CTGCTTTCCTGGCTCAGTCCGTGTGTCTAGATGACACCACGGTGAAGTTTGAGATCTGGGACACTGCAGGACAGGAGCGATACCACAGCCTGGCTCCCATGTACTACCGTGGTGCTCAGGCTGCTATCGTTGTCTTTGACATCACCAAGCCG GAGACCTTTGAGAGAGCTAAGGCCTGGgtgaaggagctgcagaggCAGGCCAGTCCTAACATTGTTATTGCCCTGGCCGGAAACAAAGCTGACCTGGCAGAGAGGAGACTAGTAGAGTATGAG GAGGCCCAGACGTATGCTGAAGACACTGGCCTGCTTTTTATGGAGACCTCTGCCAAGACAGCCATGAACGTAAATGAGCTCTTCCTGGCCATTG CAAAAAAGATGCCAAAAACAGATACCCAAAACCCTACACATGCAGCGCGACATCGGGGCGTCAACCTCCAGGACCCAGACGCCCACTCTACCAGAGCATGCTGTGGTGGGAACTAG
- the dbr1 gene encoding lariat debranching enzyme, producing MKIAVEGCCHGELDKIYETIAYLEKKEGVKVDLLLCCGDFQAVRNEGDMKCMAVPAKYRTMQTFYKYYSGEKKAPVLTIFIGGNHEASNYLQELPYGGWVAPNIYYLGYAGVVRYKGIRIGGLSGIFKSRDYRKGHHEFPPYNPDTLRSVYHIRNVEVFKLKQIQIPIDIFMSHDWPRGIYYYGSTGELLRKKKFLRHEVESNTLGSPAAEELLAHLQPSYWFSAHLHVKFAAVMQHPPKGTAAPRVTKFLSLDKCLPYREFLQIVDVPERPGSSEGLEYDPEWLAILKATNSLQRTTPHPWNPPENNGLHERWDFRVSEAAMMQVVEDFSGELAIPDNFSRTVPPYDPSKPQPHAVPSRNTNPQTTELCATLGLTDIYAQASQGGDELGRVPGSAGGEEEDDDDGQSVGSVEEPSEYPSDTSGLSSSFNPDEITIEDEWEEEVGEKGEEVVEDRSNSEAAAVKGDQCSHVPEGEIHTPTRMVLPKPKSDASPTHLCHLMNLPPPAHSTPAVARCQSEADREGLCEGDDDDATAVRILKRTSDESGDPGSRGTTPRIKRRNQVIYTAVEDDESED from the exons ATGAAGATTGCAGTAGAAGGCTGCTGCCATGGAGAGCTGGACAAGATCTACGAGACAATCGCCTATCTGGAGAAGAAGGAAGGGGTAAAAGTGGACTTGCTGCTTTGTTGCGGAGACTTCCAAGCAGTGCGAAATGAAGGCGACATGAAGTGCATGGCAGTACCAGCCAAGTACAGAACGATGCAGACCTTTTACAA ATACTATTCTGGAGAGAAGAAGGCCCCGGTCCTGACCATCTTCATTGGAGGGAACCATGAGGCTTCCAACTACCTACAGGAGCTTCCTTATGGAGGCTGGGTGGCACCCAACATTTATTATCTAG gtTATGCTGGTGTTGTTCGCTACAAAGGGATTCGAATCGGTGGCTTATCTGGAATCTTCAAATCACGTGACTACAGGAAGG GTCACCATGAATTCCCTCCATACAATCCTGACACACTTCGAAGTGTATACCACATCAGAAATGTGGAGgtcttcaaattaaaacag ATCCAGATACCCATTGACATTTTTATGAGTCATGACTGGCCTCGTGGAATCTACTACTATGGAAGTACAGGGGAATTGTTGCGAAAGAAGAAATTTCTGCGTCATGAGGTGGAGTCCAACACTCTGGGAAGTCCTGCTGCTGAGGAGCTCCTAGCTCACCTCCAGCCCAGCTACTGGTTCTCTGCACACCTTCACGTGAAATTTGCTGCTGTTATGCAGCATCCG CCTAAAGGTACTGCTGCCCCACGTGTAACCAAATTCCTGTCCCTGGATAAATGTCTGCCGTACAGGGAATTCTTACAG ATTGTGGATGTACCAGAGAGACCAGGCTCATCTGAGGGTCTTGAGTATGATCCCGAGTGGCTTGCTATTCTGAAGGCCACCAACAGTCTACAAAGGACAACCCCACACCCCTGGAACCCCCCAGAGAATAACGGCCTGCACGAACG GTGGGACTTTAGAGTTTCAGAAGCAGCCATGATGCAGGTGGTGGAGGATTTCAGCGGTGAACTTGCCATTCCTGACAACTTTAGTCGGACTGTACCACCCTATGACCCTAGCAAGCCCCAGCCCCATGCCGTCCCCAGTCGTAACACCAACCCTCAGACGACCGAGCTCTGCGCCACGTTAGGTCTCACAGACATCTATGCCCAGGCTAGCCAGGGAGGTGATGAGCTGGGGAGAGTTCCAGGCAgcgctggaggagaggaggaggatgatgatgatggacaAAGTGTAGGAAGTGTGGAAGAGCCCAGCGAGTACCCAAGTGACACGTCAGGACTGTCGAGTTCATTTAATCCAGATGAGATCACAATAGAGGATGAGTGGGAGGAAGAGGtgggagagaagggagaggaggTTGTTGAGGACAGATCTAActcagaagcagcagcagtaaaggGAGATCAGTGCTCACATGTACCTGAAGGTGAAATCCATACCCCCACCCGCATGGTCCTGCCCAAGCCCAAATCTGATGCCTCACCCACTCATCTCTGCCACCTAATGAACCTGCCACCTCCCGCACACTCCACCCCAGCAGTAGCCCGGTGTCAGTCAGAAGCAGACAGGGAAGGACTCTGTGAGGGCGACGATGATGATGCCACGGCTGTACGCATCCTCAAACGCACCAGCGATGAGAGCGGGGATCCTGGCAGCCGAGGAACAACTCCCAGAATCAAACGCAGGAACCAGGTCATTTATACAGCAGTGGAGGATGACGAGAGTGAGGATTAG